The nucleotide window TGGGAGCTGCTGGTCAGCGCCGACGGCCAGCGCACGCCGGCGGACCTGGCCCAGCTGCTGGGCCGGGCCGGCTACGCGACGATCCAGGAGCTGCGCCGGCTGGCGGCGCTCGGCCTGATCGAGCGTCCCCTGCCGCGCGAGCGCCCGGACGGCCAGCCCGATTTCGTACGGCTACCGCGCGCGCGTGGCACCTCGGTCGACGTACAGCGGCAGCCGGTCGGCGTGGCCGACGGCCCGACCGTGCCCATCATCACCGGCGCGCGCCCGACCTCGGGCGACCCGCCCCCGAATGTGCTCGAACCCGACCCGGCCACGGCGAACGGCTCCGTCTACCGCCCGCCGCGGCTGGCCCGGCGCAAGCCGGGCGCCAAGCTGCCGAAAGAAATCGCCGCGGACACCGAGCACACCCATCCCGGCACCGATGAAGTCCTTCTCAAACGCATACGTACCGCGCTGAGAGCGCTGCGGTGACCCGCGCACCACCGACCCGCTAACCGGGCCTGACCAGAAAGGAGAGACCGAGGATGACGGTGGATCCGGCGGTACTGACGGAACTCGGCAACCTTCGTAAAAGGGTGCCCGAGCTCTCCGGCAGTGTCCTCGCCACCGCCGACGGCATGGTGGTCGCGCACGACGCGCACGGCATCGAGCCGGACAGTCTTGCGGCCCTCGCCGCCGCCCACCTCGCCCTCGCCCGTCGATTCGCGCACGCCGTCGATCACGGTGATCTGCGCGAGTCGGTGGTGGAGTGCGACCGCGGATACATCACCTCGTACACCGCGGGCCCGAACGCCCTGCTGACCCTCGTCACGTCCGGCGACGCCAACCTGGCCATGGTGCACCTCGAGGCACGCCGAACCGTCAGGCGACTCGTGAAGATGCTCGTCCTCGAGGCACAGGCCACGAACCGCACGGAGATACCGACACAGATGGGGCCGAGTACGCCGCTGGCACGGCGTACGCCCATGGCCACCCTGCAGAACACGTTCCGCGGCCGGCAGGCCGGCTGAGCACGCCACTACCCAAGCGCCTCACCCACCATCCCGAAGACGGAGGAACCATCCCATGGCTGACATGGACACCGCGCTCAAGGAAATCATGGACATCGACGGCGCCATCGGCGTCGCGCTGGTCGACCACACGAGCGGCATGGCCCTCGGCACGGCCGGCGGCGGCAAGGAGATCGACCTGACGGTCGCCGCGGCCGGCAACACGGATGTGGTCCGCGCCAAGCTCCGGGCGATGGAGATGCTGAACATCACCGAGAAGATCGAGGACATCCTCATCACTCTCGACACGCAGTACCACATGATCCGGCCGCTCGCGAGCCGCTCCGGCAAGGGCCTGTTCCTGTACGTGGCGCTGCGCCGGGACCGCTCGAACCTCGCCATGGCCCGGCACCACCTGAAGCGCATCGAGGCCGACCTGGACGTCTGATCCGGTCGGATCCGGAAAGGCAACGGGGAGGGCGTCGCGCCCTCCCCGTTTCCATTTCCATCGGTCCGTCAGCCGCCGCTGTTCTCCATCTCGGCGCCCTCCGGAACGGTGTCGTCGTCGCGGCTCTCCAGCCAGCCGTACGGCAGCGACACCTTGCCGGGCGCGTTGATGCGGCCGCGTGGCTGTCCCAGCGACTCGCGCGGGAACGGCTCGGCGCCGTCGAGCTTCGCCAGCAGGTCGTCCAGGACCGCCAGCGACGTGACCATCGCCAGCGAGCGGCGCAGCTCGCCGCCGACCGGGAAGCCCTTCAGGTACCAGGCCACGTGCTTGCGGAAGTCCGCGCAGCCGTGCCGCTCGTCGCCAAGCGCGTCCACCAGCAGGTGCGCGTGCCGGGACATGATCGCCGCGACCTGCCCAAGGTTCGGCAGCTCCTGCGACGCCCGGCCGGCGAACGCCGCCTCGAGGTCCTTGAACAGCCAGGGCCGGCCCAGGCAGCCGCGCCCGACGACCACGCCGTCGACGCCGGTGTGCTCGACCATGCGCAGCGCGTCCGAGGCCTCCCAGATGTCGCCGTTGCCCAGCACCGGCACGTCGAGGGCCTGCTTGAGGGTCGCGATCGCGTCCCAGTCCGCGGTGCCCGAGTAGCGCTGCTCCGCCGTACGGGCGTGCAGCGCGACCGCCGTGACGCCGGCCTCCTGCGCGATCAGGCCGGCCTCGACGTAGGTCAGGTGGTCGTCGTCGATGCCCTTGCGCATCTTGATCGTCAGCGGGATGCCGGCCGGGGCCGCAGCCTGGACCGCCTGCCGCACGATCCGGCCGAACAGCCGGCGCCGCCACGGCAGGGCGCTGCCGCCGCCGCGGCGGGTGACCTTGGGCACCGGGCACCCGAAGTTCAGGTCGATGTGGTCCGCCCAGCCCTCCTCGGCGACCATCCGCACGGCGGCGGCGGTCACGTCGGGGTCGACGCCGTAGAGCTGGAGGCTGCGGAACTTCTCGTCCGCCCCGAACTCGATCATCTTCAGCGTCTTGGGAATCCGCTCCACCAGCGCCCGGGTGGTGATCATCTCGCACACGTAGACGCCACCACCCTGCTCCCGACAGAGCCGCCGGAACGCGACATTGGTGATGCCGGCCATCGGCGCCAACACCACGGGCGGCCACACCTCGTGGTCACCCAGCATCAGCGGCGACGTCGACATCGCTAGCAGCCCGGCAGGCGCTTGATCAGGTAGTCCTCGATCTGGCTGAGGCTGACGCGCTCCTGCTTCATGGTGTCGCGGTCGCGGACGGTCACCGCGTCGTCGGTGAGGGTGTCGAAGTCGACGGTGACGCAGAACGGCGTGCCGATCTCGTCCTGGCGGCGGTAGCGGCGCCCGATCGCCTGCGAGTCGTCGAACTCCACCATCCAGCGCTTGCGCAGCAGGTCCGCCAGGCCGCGGGCCTTCGGCGAGAGCTCCGGGTTGCGCGAGAGCGGCAGCACCGCGACCTTGATCGGCGCGAGCCGCGGGTCGAAGCGCAACACCGTGCGCTTGTCGACGCCACCCTTGGTGTTGGGTGCCTCGTCCTCGTCGTACGCCTCGAGCAGGAACGCCAGCACGGCGCGGGTCAGGCCGGCGGCGGGCTCGATCACGTACGGCACCCAGCGCTCCTGCTTCTCCTGGTCGAAGTACGACAGGTCGACGCCGGAGTGCTTGGAGTGGGTGTTCAGGTCGAAGTCGGTGCGGTTGGCGATGCCCTCGAGCTCGGCGAACTCGGTGCCGCCGAACTGGAAGCGGTACTCGATGTCGACGGTGCGCTTCGAGTAGTGCGAGAGCTTCTCCTTGGGGTGCTCGAAGAAGCGCAGGTTGGTCTCGGACAGGCCGAGGTCGCGGTACCAGTTCCAGCGCTGCTCGAGCCAGTACTCGTGCCAGGTCTCGTCGGTGCCCGGCTCGACGAAGAACTCCATCTCCATCTGCTCGAACTCGCGGGTCCGGAAGATGAAGTTGCCGGGGGTGATCTCGTTGCGGAACGACTTGCCGACCTGCGCGATGCCGAACGGCGGCTTCTTGCGCGCGGCGGTCGCCACGTTGTTGAAGTTGACGAAGATGCCCTGCGCGGTCTCGGGCCGCAGGTAGTGCAGCCCTTCGGCGCTCTCGGTCGGGCCGAGGTAGGTCTTCATCAGGCCGTTGAACATCTTCGGCTCGGTGAAGGTGCCCTTGTTGCCGCAGTTGGGGCAGTTCAGCTCGCTCAGCGACGCGGGGGCGGCGCCGTGCTTCTGCTCGTACGCCTCCTCCAGGTGGTCGGCGCGGAACCGCTTGTGGCACGACTGGCACTCGGTAAGCGGGTCGACGAACGCGTCGAGGTGGCCGGAGGCGGCCCACACGTCGCGGGCGAGGATGACGGCGGAGTCCAGGCCGACGATGTCGTCGCGCTGCTGGACCATGGTGCGCCACCACTGCCGGCGGACGTTCTCCTTCAGCTCGACGCCCAGCGGACCGTAGTCCCACGCCGAGCGGCTGCCTCCGTAGATCTCGCTGGATCCGAATACCAGGCCCCTGCGCTTGGCCAGGCTGACTACGGCGTCGATGCGATCGGCGGGCATGTTCCTCCTACGCCGGCTGGTTGTCGGCGGGGACTGAGAGGTCGGACAAAATCAGGAGATTACTCCTCGACGCTGCACACCTCGAAGCCGCCCGTCTCACGGTTCTGCCCCAGGTAGGCGCGGAGTTCGGCGGTGTCACCGTTGGTGTACGTGACGCTCACCGGCGTGGAGAGCTGCACCAGCTCCACGTCGCCGACGTCGTAGGTGGCGATCGGCTCGTCGGCGGAGACCCGGCTGATGAACTGCGACTCGGTCTCCTCGTCCTTCGCCTTGTCGCAGAGCATGTCGTAGGCCTGCGCCCACTCGCGGTCCTGGAGGGCGTCGAAGTAGTCGCCGACGACGACCTCGGCCTGCTCGCTCAGGGCGCTGCCCATGACGGTGATCAGCCCGGCCGCCGCGGCGACCCCGCCGCCGCAGGCCAGCACGAGCACGGTGACGCCGATGCCGAGCCCCATGCCGAGGCGCCGGCCGCGGCCCTCGACCGGCGGCGCGGGGAACGGCGGGAACACGCCGGGGCCTTGCGGCGGTGGCGGTGGCAGCTGCTCCCCGATGAGGGTCATGCGTCCAAGCGTACGGCTCAGCGCCAGGGTTCGGCGGCCCGGTCGCTGGCCGTGGCCACGACCTCGCCACCGGGCTCGGCGGCGGCGAGGGTCTCGAACGCCGACGGCTCGTCGAGCGACTCGGAGAGCAGCGGGGTGGCGTGCACCTTCACGTCGAACCCGCCGAGCGCGCGCCGGTACGCTCCCACGGACTCCCATTCGGTGACCAGGGTCCAGTAGGCGGGGTCGTCCAGCGCGCGGGTGAGCCGGCCGGAGAGGTAGCCGGGCCGTTCCGCCAGCGCGGCGAGGGCGGCGTGCGCCCGCTCGGTGAACGATTCCTGCGCGTCCGGGTGGACGACGAAGCGGTTGAGCACCAGCATGACGTGAGCGTACGCACACCAGGGAAGGCCGACGTGACCACACCCAAGTCCGAGAATCTGCTGCGCCGGCTGGCGAGGGTCAACCCGACGGTGGCGTTCATCGCGGCCCTCGCGGTGCTGCTGGCGGGCCTCTTCCTGCCGGGCATCATCGGCGCCGCGCTGCTCTTCGTGCTGTGGGTCGCGCTGGTGGCGCTCGCCCTCACCACCTGGCCGGTGCAGACCACGCCGGTGCGGGTGGTCCGGGCCACGCTGCTGGTCCTGCTGCTGGCGGCGGTCGTCGCCAAATTGATCTGAAAACACATGCGCTTTTGACAATCATTACCAATAGAGCGCACAGTTGATGGCATGATGCCGCCCCGTCGCCTGCTCGCGGCAGTCGCCGTTGCGCTGCTGATCGGCACGAGCGCGGCGTGCGGCGACAAGGCGAGCGGCTTCGCGGCCGACGGCCGGCTCGACGTGGTGACCGCGTTCTATCCGCTGCGGTTCCTCGGCGAGCGGATCGGCGGCGACGCGGTGGCGGTCACCGACCTGACCAAGCCGGGCGCCGAGCCGCACGACGTCGAGCTCTACCCGCGCCAGGTCGGCGAGATCAGCGACGCCGGGCTGGTGCTCTACCTCAAGGGCTTCCAGCCCGCCGTCGACCAGGCCGTCGCGCAGGAGGCGACCGGCCGGGCCCTCGACGCCGGCTCGGTGGTCGAGCTGCTCGCCGCCGACGCGCACGAGGACGAGCACGGGCACGAGCCGGGCGAGCACGAGCACGCCGAGGGCGGCACCGACCCGCACGTCTGGCTCGACCCGGTGCGCTTCGCCGCCGTCGCCGACCGGCTCGCCGAGCGCCTCGCACAGGCCGACCCGGCCCGCGCCGACGCGTACCGTGCCCGGGCCGCGGCGCTGCACGCCCAGCTCGACGCGCTCGACGCCGAGTTCGCGACCCGGCTGCGGACCTGCGAGCGTCGCGAGTTCATCACCAGCCACACCGCGTTCCGCTACCTCGCCGACCGCTACGGGCTGACCGAGGTCGGCATCACCGGCGTCTCCCCCGAGTCGGAGCCGTCGCCGCGGCACCTGGTGCACGTCGCGGAGCAGGCCCGGGCGACCGGCGCCACCACGATCTTCTTCGAGACGCTGGTGAGCCCGAAGGTCGCCGACACCATCGCCCGCGAGGTCGGCGCCCGGACCGCCGTCCTCGATCCCCTCGAAGGGATCACCGAGCCGGGCGCGGACTACTTCTCCGTCATGCGCGGCAACCTGAGCGCCCTTACCGCGGCCCTGGAGTGCACCTCATGAGCGTCGTCTCCGTACAGCACGCGGCCGTCTCCTACGGCGGCCGCGCGGTCCTGCACGACGTCACCCTGGACGTCCCGGCCGGCCAGGTCGTCGCGATCCTGGGCGCCAACGGCTCCGGCAAGTCCACGCTGGTCCGCACGATCCTCGGCCTGGTGCCGCTGGACTCGGGCACGATCGAGCTCTTCGGCACGCCGCAGCGCCGGTTCCGGCGGTGGGCCCGGATCGGCTACGTCCCGCAGCGGATGGGCGCCGGCAGCGGCGTGCCGGCGACGGTCGGCGAGGTCGTCGCCTCCGGCCGGCTCGCGCGCCGGGGCGTCTTCCGCCCGTCCGGCGCCGCCGACCGGGCCGCCGTCCGCGCGGCGCTCGAGGACGTCGGCCTGCTGGACCGCATCGGCGACCCGGTGAGCACCCTCTCGGGCGGCCAGCAGCAGCGCACGCTCATCGCCCGCGCCCTTGCCGGGCGGCCCGACCTGCTCGTGCTCGACGAGCCGACGGCCGGCGTCGACGCGGCCAGCCAGGACGCGTTCGCCGTCGCGCTGCGCCATTTCGGCGGCGCCGGCGGCACGATCCTGCTCGTCGCGCACGAGCTCGGCCCGATCGAGCCGCTCGTCGACCGGGCCGTCGTGGTGCACGACGGTCGGATCGCGTACGAGGGCGCGGTGCCGGAGCCCGCCGGGCACCACGCCCAGCCCGGCCACGACCACGTACACCCGCACGCCGCGGCCGAACGGCCCGCGATCTGCGTGGCGCCCACCGACCGGATGCCGTCCCGCTGATGCCCGCACCTTCGAGGGGATGAGAACCCATCGACCTCTATCAGTACGAGTTCATGGTCCGGGCGCTGATCAGCGCCTTGATCATCGGCCTGACCGCGCCGGCGCTCGGCATCTACCTGGTGCAGCGACGGCTGTCGCTGATCGGTGACGGCATCGGGCACGTGGCGCTGACCGGCGTCGGCGTCGGCCTGCTGCTGCACCAGTCACCCGTGCTGACCGCTGTGATCGTCTCGGTGGTCGGCGCGATCGGCGTCGAGCTGGTGCGCGAGCGTGGCCGTACCTCCGGCGACCTGGCCCTCGCCCTGCTCTTCTACGGCGGCATCGCGGGCGGCGTGGTGCTGGTCGGGCTCTCCGACAGCAGCGGCAACGCCAGCCTGATGCAGTTCCTGTTCGGCTCGCTGACCACCACGTCGCGACAGGACCTGACGGTCATCGCGGTGCTCGGCGCCGCCGTGCTGATCGCGATGCTCGGGCTGCGGCAGGCGCTCTTCGCGGTCTGCAACGACGAGGAGTACGCCCGCGTCTCCGGGCTTCCCGTGCGTACCCTCAATCTCCTGATGGCCGTGACCACGGCCGTGACCGTGACGATCGCCATGCGCACCGTCGGGCTGCTGCTGGTCAGCGCCCTGATGGTGGTCCCGGTCGCCGCGGCCCAGCAGGTCACCCGCGGCTTTCGCAGCACGATGGCCGCGGCCATGCTGATCGGGGTCGGCGCGGCCGCCGCCGGCATCACGCTGGCCGGCGAGGTGAACACCGCGCCCGGCGCCACCATCGTGATCCTGGCCATCGCGGTCTTCGTCGCCCTCACCGTCGGCGGCGCCACCTGGCGCGCGCTTCGCCGGCGCGCCGGCGCGGGCCCGGCGCGGGCGGGGGTGGAGGCGGAGCCGCCGGACGTCGTTCTTCAGGCGGGAGCCCGATGAGCAGTAACGTTGCCCCGGTGACGGGCGGCTACGAGGCTTACGAGGCGGCCGGCGAGCTGCTCCGGGCGCTCTCCGCGCCGATCCGGGTCGCGATCGTCGCGGAGCTCGGCGCCGGGGAACGCTGCGTGCACGAACTGGTCGAGAAGCTGGGGGCGCCCCAGCCGCTGGTCTCGCAGCACCTTCGGGTTCTGCGCGGCGCCGGCGTGGTGCGCAGTGCGCGCCGGGGGCGGGAGATCGCATACTCACTCGTGGACGAACACGTCGCACACATCGTCGCCGACGCCGTGAGTCATGCGAGGGAGGGCAAATGACCGGACAGGGTGAGGGCATCGGGGACGAGGGCACCGTTGTCAGGAACACGAAGCAGCGGACCGCGGTGAGCGCGGCCCTCGCCGAGGCGGAGGGCTTCAACAGCGCGCAGGACCTCCACGCGATGCTGCGCAACCGGGGCGAGCGGGTCGGCCTGACCACCGTCTACCGCACCCTCCAGGGCCTCGCCGACGCGGGCGAGATCGACGTGATGCGCCCGCCGGGCGGCGAGCACCTCTACCGCCGCTGCAGCCAGGGCCACCACCACCATCTGGTCTGCCGTTCCTGCGGGCGGGCCGTCGAGGTGGAGGGCCCGGCCGTCGAGACCTGGGCCGAGAAGGTCGCCGGCAATCACGGCTTCGTCGACGTCTCGCACACCATGGAGATCTTCGGTACCTGTCCGGAGTGCGCCGACAAGCGTTCCTAGCCGTGTCGTGGCACGCTGGCGCGCGTGAAGATGTACGCCGATCGGCTGCCAACCGCCGTACGCCAGGTGTTCACCGACCTGTTCGTCGTGCTCTGGATCTATGCCTGGATCCGGGCCGGCATCTGGATCAACGACCTTGTCGAGAAGCTCGGCGTTCCGGGGCAGAAGCTCCAGGAGGCCGGCGTCGGCATCGCCGGCAACATGAACGACATCTCCGGCAAGGTCGGCCGGGTCCCGCTGGTCGGCGACGAGCTGACCGCGCCGTTCACCAAGGCCGCCGACGCCGCCGACCGGCTCGCCGAGGCCGGCCGCCAGCAGCAGGAGATGGCGGACAACCTGGCGCTCGTCGTCTCCCTGGCGATCATCGTGGGGCCGCTCGCTCTGGTGCTCTTCGTCT belongs to Amorphoplanes digitatis and includes:
- a CDS encoding Fur family transcriptional regulator — encoded protein: MTGQGEGIGDEGTVVRNTKQRTAVSAALAEAEGFNSAQDLHAMLRNRGERVGLTTVYRTLQGLADAGEIDVMRPPGGEHLYRRCSQGHHHHLVCRSCGRAVEVEGPAVETWAEKVAGNHGFVDVSHTMEIFGTCPECADKRS
- a CDS encoding metal ABC transporter ATP-binding protein — protein: MSVVSVQHAAVSYGGRAVLHDVTLDVPAGQVVAILGANGSGKSTLVRTILGLVPLDSGTIELFGTPQRRFRRWARIGYVPQRMGAGSGVPATVGEVVASGRLARRGVFRPSGAADRAAVRAALEDVGLLDRIGDPVSTLSGGQQQRTLIARALAGRPDLLVLDEPTAGVDAASQDAFAVALRHFGGAGGTILLVAHELGPIEPLVDRAVVVHDGRIAYEGAVPEPAGHHAQPGHDHVHPHAAAERPAICVAPTDRMPSR
- a CDS encoding metal ABC transporter substrate-binding protein: MMPPRRLLAAVAVALLIGTSAACGDKASGFAADGRLDVVTAFYPLRFLGERIGGDAVAVTDLTKPGAEPHDVELYPRQVGEISDAGLVLYLKGFQPAVDQAVAQEATGRALDAGSVVELLAADAHEDEHGHEPGEHEHAEGGTDPHVWLDPVRFAAVADRLAERLAQADPARADAYRARAAALHAQLDALDAEFATRLRTCERREFITSHTAFRYLADRYGLTEVGITGVSPESEPSPRHLVHVAEQARATGATTIFFETLVSPKVADTIAREVGARTAVLDPLEGITEPGADYFSVMRGNLSALTAALECTS
- a CDS encoding ArsR/SmtB family transcription factor; translated protein: MSSNVAPVTGGYEAYEAAGELLRALSAPIRVAIVAELGAGERCVHELVEKLGAPQPLVSQHLRVLRGAGVVRSARRGREIAYSLVDEHVAHIVADAVSHAREGK
- a CDS encoding roadblock/LC7 domain-containing protein, with amino-acid sequence MTVDPAVLTELGNLRKRVPELSGSVLATADGMVVAHDAHGIEPDSLAALAAAHLALARRFAHAVDHGDLRESVVECDRGYITSYTAGPNALLTLVTSGDANLAMVHLEARRTVRRLVKMLVLEAQATNRTEIPTQMGPSTPLARRTPMATLQNTFRGRQAG
- the dusB gene encoding tRNA dihydrouridine synthase DusB; amino-acid sequence: MSTSPLMLGDHEVWPPVVLAPMAGITNVAFRRLCREQGGGVYVCEMITTRALVERIPKTLKMIEFGADEKFRSLQLYGVDPDVTAAAVRMVAEEGWADHIDLNFGCPVPKVTRRGGGSALPWRRRLFGRIVRQAVQAAAPAGIPLTIKMRKGIDDDHLTYVEAGLIAQEAGVTAVALHARTAEQRYSGTADWDAIATLKQALDVPVLGNGDIWEASDALRMVEHTGVDGVVVGRGCLGRPWLFKDLEAAFAGRASQELPNLGQVAAIMSRHAHLLVDALGDERHGCADFRKHVAWYLKGFPVGGELRRSLAMVTSLAVLDDLLAKLDGAEPFPRESLGQPRGRINAPGKVSLPYGWLESRDDDTVPEGAEMENSGG
- a CDS encoding metal ABC transporter permease, whose translation is MDLYQYEFMVRALISALIIGLTAPALGIYLVQRRLSLIGDGIGHVALTGVGVGLLLHQSPVLTAVIVSVVGAIGVELVRERGRTSGDLALALLFYGGIAGGVVLVGLSDSSGNASLMQFLFGSLTTTSRQDLTVIAVLGAAVLIAMLGLRQALFAVCNDEEYARVSGLPVRTLNLLMAVTTAVTVTIAMRTVGLLLVSALMVVPVAAAQQVTRGFRSTMAAAMLIGVGAAAAGITLAGEVNTAPGATIVILAIAVFVALTVGGATWRALRRRAGAGPARAGVEAEPPDVVLQAGAR
- a CDS encoding glycine--tRNA ligase → MPADRIDAVVSLAKRRGLVFGSSEIYGGSRSAWDYGPLGVELKENVRRQWWRTMVQQRDDIVGLDSAVILARDVWAASGHLDAFVDPLTECQSCHKRFRADHLEEAYEQKHGAAPASLSELNCPNCGNKGTFTEPKMFNGLMKTYLGPTESAEGLHYLRPETAQGIFVNFNNVATAARKKPPFGIAQVGKSFRNEITPGNFIFRTREFEQMEMEFFVEPGTDETWHEYWLEQRWNWYRDLGLSETNLRFFEHPKEKLSHYSKRTVDIEYRFQFGGTEFAELEGIANRTDFDLNTHSKHSGVDLSYFDQEKQERWVPYVIEPAAGLTRAVLAFLLEAYDEDEAPNTKGGVDKRTVLRFDPRLAPIKVAVLPLSRNPELSPKARGLADLLRKRWMVEFDDSQAIGRRYRRQDEIGTPFCVTVDFDTLTDDAVTVRDRDTMKQERVSLSQIEDYLIKRLPGC
- a CDS encoding antibiotic biosynthesis monooxygenase family protein is translated as MLVLNRFVVHPDAQESFTERAHAALAALAERPGYLSGRLTRALDDPAYWTLVTEWESVGAYRRALGGFDVKVHATPLLSESLDEPSAFETLAAAEPGGEVVATASDRAAEPWR